From Saccharibacillus brassicae:
GGGAACCAAGAAGCCGACTCCTTTCTCTTGTTATAACCATAAATCCAAGACATGCACCAGAAAACGGAAAAATTCTGCTTGTTTATTTAACCGGCAGACTTACAAGTCGCCGCCGATCCAAAAAAAGCTCCGCCTCGGCAAAAAGCCGAAGCGGAGCTTGGAATGCAAATTCAGTGCTGTTCCGTAACGTGACGTGCCACGCATGACAGGGAACAATCAAGGCCGGCGCGTATCGCTTACCGGCTCTTCCGACAGGTGCCGGGTGCAGTTGTACAGAAGCGGCTCCCACAGGTTGCCCTGCTTCTCCAGCACCGTCAGCGACAAATTGCCGATCCGGTCGGTATAGCGCCCTTTGTACAGCGCCGCGTACACCTGCGCGAGCAGCCCGCCGTGCGTCACGACGAGCACGCTGCCGTCCGGGTACTTGACGTCCAGGTCGGCGATAAAAGCCAGCGCGCGCTCTTCGAGCGCTTCCAGCTTCTCCTGCCCGACGTCCTGCAGATTCCAGTCGGCCCCGAAGCGTGCCTCGCGTTCGGCCTGCGTCATGCCTTCCACCTGGCCGAAGCCGCGCTCCGCAAGCCGCGGATCGGCTTCAAGCAGCGGCAGGTTCAGCCGGCCCGCAATGATCTCCGCCGTCTCCTGCGCACGCAGCAGGCCGCTTGAGACGACGAAGTCCCACGCATACTCGTCTTCGGCCAGGCGTTCGGCCAGCTTGGCGGCCTGCCTGCGGCCCTCGTCGTTCAGCGGAATATCGCTTCGCCCCTGAATGCGGCCCGCCGCGTTCCAATCCGTAAGTCCGTGTCTGATCAATCCGATACGCATGAACGTCTCCACAACCTTTCTTCATGCTGCTTGCGCGCGCTTGCGCCTTACTTACTTGCGCATCGTCGCGATGCGGGTGAGCGACAGCAGCGCGAGCGCCATGCCGGTCAGCGACAGGAACATCCAATACTGCGGATGCGTCGGCCCGATCTGCGCCACCAACGGTTCGACGATGCCCCGATCGGCCGCCGGACGTGTCTGCGCCGCGGCTTCCGACGTTTCGGATACGCCCGAATCGACCGTAAGCGGCTGCACGATCACGCCGGCCGGTACGCCGCGCGTGGCGCTTTGTTCCCGGTCGGGAATACCCCAACCGGCCAAATAGATAAAGCTGACGAGAAAAACGGCGAGCAGCGCGGCGACCCAGACGGCCGCCCGGCTGCGAAACCGGTGCTGCGACGCGTACGTCTTCGCTTCGCCCGGCAGCAGCCACGGGGACTCTTCGTAGATCCGGTCCATCACGCCCAGATTCATGCGCTCCGCGTCCACGTCGGGCATGTCCGTGCCCGCTTCGCGCAGCAGCTCGTCCAAATCGGGGAAATCGTCGAGATCGAACGCTTCGGCCGGACGGTCTTCCGGCCGGGCCGGATTCTCTTTCGGATCGCCCGGAAGGCCGGCTTTGCGCCCGGCATTCGGATTCCAGCGCGTACCTGTCCGGTGTCCGCCTTCTTCTCTACCCTTCATTGGGTCTCATCCCCTTGTACATCTCTTCTTCGTATACCGGCCCGTAATAATACGGTTCCAGCTGGGTTTTGATACTGAGCCGGGCACGGAACAGCAGCGATTTGACCGAACTGATGCTTTGGCCCAAAATGCGGGCGATTTCCTGATAATCCATCTGGTCGTATTCGCGCAGAATCAGCGCCGCGCGCTGTTTCTCCGGCAGATTGTCGATCGCCGTCCGCACCATGCCGACCTGCTCGCTGCGCAGCAGCGCTTGTTCGGGAGCCGCGTCGGTCGAAGAATCGGTGACCAGCTCCCCGTCTTCGAGCGGCACATTCGTCGCCCGGTTGCGGCGAAGTTCGCTCAAAGCGGTGTTTCTTGCGATCGTGTACAGCCAGGTCGAGAAAGAAGCTTCCACTTCCCGGAACGATTGCAAACTCTTGAATGCTTTATAAAAAGTTTCGGAACTGACGTCTTCGGCCAGATGGCCGAGACCCGCGCCCTTTAACATATAATACGTAAACGCCAGGATTTTGCGCTGGTAGCGCCTCATGAGAACCGAGTACAGTTCGACATTCCCCGCTTTAATTTCCCGAATCAACTGGGAATCTTCCATCGAATAACGCGCCCCTCTCTAGCTCGCCGCAAAAAAATCTACAGCCTATTTTATCATATGGCCCGTATTTTACAAAAAATCCGAGTAATCGATTCATAGACGCACGGGCTCGCGATAAGGTTGCATCAAATGGCGAATTTTCTCTCTTTGTTTATGGATTACCCGTTTTTCGTCCTTATTTACCGCTCGGCCATACATTCCGGTCTTCCGCGTCGAGCACCGCTTCCACGTCTTCGCCATTCAGGACGGCGACGTACCCTTTGGGCAGCGCGAGCGTCTTGAGCGCGCCGGGGCGCCGGCTCAGCAGCTGGAAGACGTAATAGCGCCGCAGTTCGCCCGCGTCGACCTGTCCGCCTTCCGCGGGGCCGAGGTACCAGCCGGACACGCCGTCACTCCGGTTCTCCGTACGCTCCAGATAGACCCGCTCCGCGTCCAGTCCCTGCTCCGACGAGATCAGCGTGTCCTGGAACAGAGTCGCTTCGCCTTCGGCTCCGGTCAGCTTCAGTACGTAATTTTGTTCCAGCTGCACGGTCAGCGTCTCGGTCAGATCGTCGGTCGTGCGCTCGAACGGATTGGACGCGTAATCCGGCGCGAGGATAGTCACGTTCGACTCATCCTGCTGGTGCACGAACAGGATGCTCCAGCCGACCTGGATTTTCATGCCGTCTTGAAGAAAGCCCGCTTTGGATTCGGTGTCCGCGAACAAATCGAGCAAAAATTCGCCCTGCGCTTCAAGCGCTTTGTCGCATTTGACGGAAAAGACGCGCGAGCCGATCGTTCGGGTTCGGATGATCTGCATCGTAAGCCTCCTTAACTATTTACGCTTGATGGCTATCGGCGATTCGCCGTTGTTCGTTCCGATATTCGTTGTAAGTCCAAAAAGCGTCTTCGCGGCCGCCGCCTTCGAGCAGCACCATGACCGCGTAAGACAGCATATCGATCCACTGCGCCATCCGCTGCAGCTGTTCGTCGGAGATCAGCCCGTTGCTGCGCAGCATGCCGTCCGGCTCGATCGCCCAGGCTCTTGCGTACTGGCACAGGCTCCAGAACGCGGACACGACGCTGCGGTCCAGCGATTCCCGCTCCAGGTCGTCCGCCAGCACGTCGAGAATGCGCATCAGCTCGTGAAAATGATCTTCGTTCAGCGTGCCGCGAAACGGACGCAGCATGCCGAGGAACCCGTCGGCCGCCGCCGCTTCGCCTTCCGGATCGTTTTCCCCGTAGACAAACGCGTGCTGCTTCAGACGTTCGATCGCCTGTTCCCGGTTCATGAACGTTCCTCCGGCATCGCCGCTTCCAGCCGGGCGCGCAGACGTTCGGCCAGCTTGCGGAAAGCGGCCTTCTCTTCGTCGTCCGCGTAATCTTCCTTGCGCAGATCCAGCCAGTAATCCCCGTCCGCCAGATCGTACATGTCGAGCAGCGTAATTTCGGCGCAGGCCGGATTGTCGATCGCGGCCAGCATCGGCTCCGGTCCGTCGTCCCAGTTATAGCCGTTCACGAAAGCATGCAGCAGCACGGGAGAATCGCTCTCCGCGATCGCCTGCAGCAGCCTGCGCGGATCTTCCTCGCCCAGCATCCGGTCCAGCGCCTGCTGCTCGTCCGGCATGAGCGTGAGCCTTACCGCCCCCTGCGTATCCATCAGCAGGTCCGCCAGCGCCCGATCTCCGCGCGCCACGGCCGCGTTCCACGGCGTCGAGCGGATGCCCCGCGGCGAATCGAGCCGGGCTCCGTACTTGAGCAGCAGCTTGACCGCTCCCGACTGGTGAAACTTGATCGCTTTGAGCAGCGCCGTTTCGCCCAGCTTGTCTTCGATCTCAAGCTCCGCTCCCCGCTCCAGCAAAATCTCCACCGCGTCCGGCGGCAGCTTGTACGTCATAAACAGCATCAGCGGCGTGCGGCCGCGCTCGTCTCTCTCGTTCACGTCCAGCTCGCCGGCCGCCGTGCGTACGGCATGCACGTTTTTGGTTCTCGCGATCTCCGCCCAATTGGTCATGTTCTGGCTCCTTTACAGCTTCGTTCTCGGTAAGTCCTTATCCTACAGTATCCTATGCGTAGGCGTTCAGTTCAAGTCGAAATCGCGGATTGGCGCGCTTTGCGGCGATTTTACGGGGTTCACAGAGGATGCGCGGACGGTTCGGGGCCCATTTTCGCCCGTTTCCAACACAAACAGGCGGCAGCTCCGTCCGAACCCGGAAGCTCCCGCCTTTGTGCTTCGCCGCCGACTGTTCACGTCCAGCTCGGCAG
This genomic window contains:
- a CDS encoding histidine phosphatase family protein yields the protein MRIGLIRHGLTDWNAAGRIQGRSDIPLNDEGRRQAAKLAERLAEDEYAWDFVVSSGLLRAQETAEIIAGRLNLPLLEADPRLAERGFGQVEGMTQAEREARFGADWNLQDVGQEKLEALEERALAFIADLDVKYPDGSVLVVTHGGLLAQVYAALYKGRYTDRIGNLSLTVLEKQGNLWEPLLYNCTRHLSEEPVSDTRRP
- a CDS encoding RNA polymerase sigma factor → MEDSQLIREIKAGNVELYSVLMRRYQRKILAFTYYMLKGAGLGHLAEDVSSETFYKAFKSLQSFREVEASFSTWLYTIARNTALSELRRNRATNVPLEDGELVTDSSTDAAPEQALLRSEQVGMVRTAIDNLPEKQRAALILREYDQMDYQEIARILGQSISSVKSLLFRARLSIKTQLEPYYYGPVYEEEMYKGMRPNEG
- a CDS encoding immunity protein Imm33 domain-containing protein; protein product: MQIIRTRTIGSRVFSVKCDKALEAQGEFLLDLFADTESKAGFLQDGMKIQVGWSILFVHQQDESNVTILAPDYASNPFERTTDDLTETLTVQLEQNYVLKLTGAEGEATLFQDTLISSEQGLDAERVYLERTENRSDGVSGWYLGPAEGGQVDAGELRRYYVFQLLSRRPGALKTLALPKGYVAVLNGEDVEAVLDAEDRNVWPSGK
- a CDS encoding DUF4274 domain-containing protein — protein: MTNWAEIARTKNVHAVRTAAGELDVNERDERGRTPLMLFMTYKLPPDAVEILLERGAELEIEDKLGETALLKAIKFHQSGAVKLLLKYGARLDSPRGIRSTPWNAAVARGDRALADLLMDTQGAVRLTLMPDEQQALDRMLGEEDPRRLLQAIAESDSPVLLHAFVNGYNWDDGPEPMLAAIDNPACAEITLLDMYDLADGDYWLDLRKEDYADDEEKAAFRKLAERLRARLEAAMPEERS